A stretch of Mus caroli chromosome 5, CAROLI_EIJ_v1.1, whole genome shotgun sequence DNA encodes these proteins:
- the Cxcl10 gene encoding C-X-C motif chemokine 10 encodes MNPSAAVIFCLILLGLSGTQGIPLARTVRCNCIDVDDRPVRMRAIGKLEIIPASQSCPRVEIIATMKKNDEQRCLNPESKTIKNLMKAFSQKRSKRAP; translated from the exons ATGAACCCAAGTGCTGCCGTCATTTTCTGCCTCATCCTGCTGGGTCTGAGTGGGACTCAAG GGATCCCTCTTGCAAGGACGGTCCGCTGCAACTGCATCGATGTCGATGACCGGCCAGTGAGAATGAGGGCCATAGGGAAGCTTGAAATCATTCCTGCGAGCCAATCCTGCCCACGTGTTGAGATCAT TGCCACAATGAAAAAGAATGATGAGCAGAGATGTCTGAATCCGGAATCTAAGACCATCAAGAATTTAATGAAAGCGTTTAGCCAAAAAAG GTCTAAAAGGGCTCCTTAA